A region of Argentina anserina chromosome 5, drPotAnse1.1, whole genome shotgun sequence DNA encodes the following proteins:
- the LOC126794469 gene encoding LOW QUALITY PROTEIN: pentatricopeptide repeat-containing protein At3g54980, mitochondrial-like (The sequence of the model RefSeq protein was modified relative to this genomic sequence to represent the inferred CDS: inserted 3 bases in 3 codons), giving the protein MKPHFPSSPLLSLRRLSLLNPKPLSTQPPSPPPQTHLPPQPAVPTQTQFLDTLLSHNSDPSSALHLFKTNPAFLTAADTVAVMLYILMDVPEVSGRAITLLNNFVSDPSPAVFVDVLVDCAKRFEFDTXRVFSYLLHSYVRVXSAIACLNRMVKIGVLASVEHMMNIVLTALVRWNMFEEAMEFYGGMVGRGVGGNYATLHIMMRACLKEGKPEEAVEYFREARGSGISADAALYDVAIGAVCKSGDSRLGLVLLDEMREMGLVPSGRSYADVIRACVKQGDMVEALRRKDEMVRCGVSIDGHVATSLMRGWCTLGNVDAALDLFKMIKEDRIVPHRSTYAILIGGCCKNGNMEKAYEFYTEMKQMGVLPDIYTVNDLVCGFLKCRSPEDASKLVDEAVDYGIANVFLYNSFLAWLCREGKXSEARSLWDKMMCNGVAPSVVSYNNMINGYCRIGDMNSANSEFLEMTQRGLEPSVYTYSILIHGYFRKGDDECAFNVFDDMVDAKKIPTDYTINIVIDGLCKVDQTSVASNLLKIFVEKGFVPGYMTYNSIIHGFTKEGAMDSELVVYREMCEAGVTPTVFTYTSLMSGLCKSNKIDLALEMSHEMKSKGVKLDVTAYSVLIDGFCKRRDMKSACKLFSELLEVGLSPNIAVYTPMISGFVGVNNMEEALGLSEKMLNEGIPCDVKTYTALIDGLLRKGDIQSASDLYSEMLLLLDGIVPDIITYTVIINGLCSKRQLEKAHKILEHMNIRQMTASVHIYTTLILGYFKEGKLQESFRLHDEMLDKGLVPDDLTCDILINGKFKGTNTLLRSACA; this is encoded by the exons ATGAAACCTCACTTCCCTTCCTCTCCCCTCCTTTCCCTCCGTCGCCTCTCCCTCTTAAACCCCAAACCCCTCTCCACCCAACCACCATCGCCGCCGCCGCAAACCCATCTTCCTCCACAACCCGCCGTCCCAACCCAAACCCAATTCCTCGACACTCTCCTGTCCCACAATTCCGACCCCAGCTCTGCTCTACACCTCTTCAAAACCAACCCTGCTTTTCTCACAGCCGCCGACACCGTCGCCGTGATGCTTTACATTTTGATGGACGTCCCCGAGGTTAGCGGACGTGCCATAACGTTGCTCAACAACTTCGTCTCCGACCCTTCTCCGGCGGTGTTCGTCGATGTCTTGGTCGACTGCGCAAAGAGGTTTGAGTTTGATA TTCGTGTTTTCAGTTACTTGTTGCATAGCTATGTTAGAG AATCGGCTATCGCTTGCTTGAATAGAATGGTGAAGATTGGGGTGTTAGCTAGTGTGGAACATATGATGAACATTGTGTTGACTGCGTTGGTTAGGTGGAACATGTTTGAGGAAGCAATGGAGTTTTATGGGGGGATGGTTGGGAGGGGAGTTGGGGGTAATTATGCCACTTTACATATCATGATGCGTGCTTGTTTGAAGGAGGGGAAGCCGGAGGAGGCCGTGGAGTATTTTCGCGAGGCAAGGGGGAGTGGCATTTCAGCAGATGCGGCGCTGTATGATGTGGCAATTGGGGCTGTTTGTAAGAGTGGTGACTCGCGTTTGGGGTTGGTGTTGTTGGATGAGATGAGAGAGATGGGTTTGGTTCCTTCTGGGAGGAGTTATGCTGATGTGATTAGGGCTTGTGTGAAGCAGGGGGATATGGTAGAGGCGCTGAGGCGCAAGGATGAGATGGTGAGGTGTGGAGTATCGATTGATGGGCATGTTGCTACGAGCTTGATGAGGGGCTGGTGCACACTAGGGAATGTGGATGCTGCTTTGGATTTGTTTAAGATGATTAAGGAGGATAGAATTGTTCCTCACAGAAGCACATATGCAATTCTTATAGGAGGCTGCTGTAAGAATGGGAACATGGAAAAGGCATATGAGTTTTACACTGAAATGAAACAGATGGGTGTTCTGCCTGATATCTACACTGTAAATGATTTGGTATGTGGGTTTTTGAAATGTCGGTCACCTGAAGATGCGTCTAAGTTGGTTGACGAGGCAGTTGACTACGGTATTGCAAATGTCTTCTTGTATAATAGTTTCTTAGCATGGCTTTGTAGAGAAGGTA TAAGTGAAGCGCGTAGTTTATGGGATAAGATGATGTGTAATGGTGTGGCGCCTAGTGTGGTTTCCTACAACAACATGATAAATGGCTATTGCAGAATAGGGGATATGAATAGTGCAAATAGTGAATTTTTGGAGATGACACAAAGGGGTTTGGAACCTAGTGTTTATACTTACTCTATATTGATTCATGGGTATTTCAGGAAAGGTGATGATGAATGTGCCTTTAATGTCTTTGATGATATGGTGGATGCAAAGAAAATCCCCACAGACTACACAATTAACATTGTCATTGATGGCTTGTGCAAAGTTGACCAGACATCTGTAGCAAGTAATCTTCTGAAGATTTTTGTTGAGAAGGGCTTTGTCCCTGGATATATGACTTATAATAGTATTATTCATGGGTTTACTAAGGAGGGTGCCATGGATTCTGAACTGGTCGTTTACAGAGAAATGTGTGAAGCTGGAGTCACACCAACTGTTTTCACTTACACCAGCCTTATGAGTGGTTTATGCAAAAGcaataaaatagatcttgCTTTAGAAATGTCTCATGAGATGAAAAGTAAGGGTGTGAAGTTGGATGTAACGGCATACTCTGTTCTGATAGATGGGTTTTGCAAAAGGCGAGACATGAAAAGTGCCTGCAAACTTTTCTCGGAACTTCTGGAAGTTGGTTTATCTCCAAATATAGCTGTTTATACCCCCATGATAAGTGGATTTGTTGGTGTAAATAACATGGAAGAAGCTCTTGGGCTAAGTGAGAAAATGCTAAATGAAGGCATTCCATGTGATGTGAAAACATACACTGCATTAATCGATGGACTGTTAAGAAAGGGTGATATTCAATCTGCATCAGATCTTTACTCAGAGATGCTTTTGCTTTTGGATGGAATTGTCCCTGATATCATAACATATACAGTTATAATAAATGGTCTATGTAGCAAACGACAATTGGAGAAGGCACACAAAATCTTGGAACACATGAATATTAGGCAAATGACTGCTAGtgttcatatatatactaCTTTGATTCTTGGATACTTCAAGGAGGGAAAGTTGCAAGAGTCGTTTAGGTTGCATGATGAGATGCTTGACAAAGGCCTCGTACCTGATGACCTTACTTGTGATATTCTTATAAATGGAAAATTCAAAGGCACAAATACTCTTCTGAGGTCTGCATGTGCCTAG